A single region of the Ornithorhynchus anatinus isolate Pmale09 chromosome 13, mOrnAna1.pri.v4, whole genome shotgun sequence genome encodes:
- the NET1 gene encoding neuroepithelial cell-transforming gene 1 protein, protein MVAHDEVGGLLPIKRTIRVLDVNNQSFREQEEPSNKRVRPLARVTSLANLISPVRNGAVRRFGQTIQSFTLRGESRSPACAQKSCSRATVPTPPKRRNSVLWSEMLDVNMKETLTTKEIKRQEAIYELSRGEQDLIEDLKLARKAYHDPMLKLSIMSEEELTHIFGDLDAYIPLHEDLLVRLREATKPDGTVEQIGHILVNWLSGLKAYKDYCSNQLAAKALLDQKKQDPRVQDFLQRCLESPFSRKLDLWSFLDIPRSRLVKYPLLLKEILRHTPKDHSDVQLLENAILIIQGVLSDINVKKGESECQYYIDKLEYLDEKQRDPRIEASKVLLCHGELKNKNGHKLYIFLFQDILVLTRPVTRNERHSYQVYRQPIPVQELVLEDLQDGDVRMGGSFRGAFSNSDKAKNIFRVRFQDPMPGQSHTLQANDVFHKQQWFNCIRTAIAPFQQACSPTELKDLPELSEEYEENNPAVPNVQAHRRSTTLSGALQLERDENAPESNSIVTAAEGGKSVKAHRTLSGLQRTREKAQLGSKRKETLV, encoded by the exons ATGGTGGCCCATGATGAAGTCGGAGGTCTGCTGCCTATCAAGAGGACCATCCGAGTCCTCGACGTGAATAACCAGTCCTTCAGAGAACAAGAG GAGCCAAGCAATAAAAGAGTCCGACCTCTAGCACGGGTCACATCCTTGGCAAACTTAATCTCTCCTGTAAGAAATGGCGCAGTCAGGCGTTTTGGTCAGACAatacag TCATTTACCCTCCGTGGTGAGAGCAGATCCCCTGCCTGTGCCCAGAAGTCATGTAGTAGAGCCACAGTTCCTACTCCTCCCAAAAGAAGAAATAGCGTACTATGGTCAGAGATGCTAGACGTCAACATGAAGGAGACCCTAACCACCAAAGAAATCAAACGTCAGGAG gcAATATATGAACTATCCCGAGGGGAGCAAGATTTAATTGAGGATCTGAAGCTTGCTAGAAAG GCCTACCATGATCCCATGTTGAAACTGTCTATTATGTCAGAGGAAGAACTGACACACATATTTGGGGATTTGGATGCATATATACCACTGCATGAAG aTTTGTTGGTGAGATTAAGAGAAGCAACCAAGCCTGATGGGACGGTGGAGCAAATTGGTCACATTCTCGTGAACTGG TTGTCTGGCCTCAAAGCCTATAAAGACTACTGCAGCAACCAGCTTGCCGCCAAAGCTCTTCTTGATCAGAAAAAACAAGACCCAAGAGTCCAGGATTTCCTCCAGCGGTGTCTTGAATCTCCCTTCAGCAGAAAACTAGACCTCTGGAGCTTCCTGGATATTCCTCGAAGTCGTTTGGTCAAATATCCCTTGCTTTTAAAAGAAATTCTCCGGCACACTCCAAAAGATCACTCTGACGTCCAGCTTCTGGAAAATGCT ATATTGATCATCCAAGGCGTGCTCTCTGATATCAATGTGAAGAAAGGAGAGTCAGAGTGCCAGTATTACATTGACAAGCTGGAGTATCTGGATGAGAAGCAGAGGGATCCTAGAATCGAAGCCAGCAAGGTTTTGCTCTGCCATGGAGAACTGAAGAATAAGAATGGACAC AAACTCTACATTTTTCTATTTCAAGACATCCTGGTTCTGACTCGGCCAGTGACCCGAAATGAGCGTCACTCCTATCAAGTGTACAGGCAGCCCATCCCCGTCCAGGAGCTGGTGTTGGAGGATTTGCAGGACGGCGACGTCAGAATGGGAGGCTCCTTCAGAGGCGCTTTCAGCAACTCCGACAAAG CCAAAAATATCTTCCGAGTTCGCTTCCAAGACCCTATGCCGGGCCAGTCCCACACTCTGCAAGCCAACGATGTGTTTCACAAGCAGCAGTGGTTTAACTGTATCCGAACAGCCATCGCCCCTTTCCAGCAAGCCTGCAGCCCAAcagagttaaaggacttgccagAACTCAGTGAAGAGTATGAGGAGAACAACCCGGCAGTTCCCAACGTCCAAGCCCACAGACGGTCAACTACCCTTTCGGGCGCTCTCCAGCTCGAAAGAGATGAAAACGCCCCCGAGTCCAACTCCATTGTCACTGCAGCTGAAGGCGGCAAGAGCGTAAAAGCACACCGAACACTGTCTGGGCTCCAAAGAACACGAGAGAAGGCCCAGTTAGGAAGCAAAAGGAAAGAGACTTTAGTTTAA